From the genome of Fundulus heteroclitus isolate FHET01 chromosome 7, MU-UCD_Fhet_4.1, whole genome shotgun sequence, one region includes:
- the stk24a gene encoding serine/threonine-protein kinase 24a translates to MAHSPLQSGLPGVQNFNADPEELFTKQERIGKGSFGEVFKGIDRRTQKVVAIKIIDLEEAEDDIEDIQQEITVLSQCDSPFITKYHGSYLKGTKLWIIMEYLGGGSALDLLEPGALDESQIATILREILKGLEYLHSEKKIHRDIKAANVLLSEQGDVKLADFGVAGQLTDTQIKRNTFVGTPFWMAPEVIKQSAYDSKADIWSLGITAIELAKGEPPHSELHPMKVLFLIPKNNPPTLEGNYSKPLKEFVESCLNKEPSFRPTAKELLKHKFIARHAKKTTYLTELIDRYKRWKSEQSRENSSSDESDEELEKGSKTKPNENWIFGTIKDHSPVEESPPGPVEEAEPVELQVEDTSENLSSQSLTSIFSPLFSELRETGETSNGKPEAAEELREAIFQAENIHPGICDSLVAELLQRLQRFSVP, encoded by the exons ACCAAGCAGGAGCGGATAGGAAAAGGCTCCTTCGGAGAGGTCTTTAAAGGAATCGACAGAAGGACTCAGAAAGTCGTGGCCATTAAAATCATCGATCTGGAGGAGGCCGAGGATGACATAGAAGATATTCAACAAGAAATCACGGTGCTTAGCCAATGTGACAGTCCCTTTATCACCAAATACCACGGATCTTATCTCAAG GGTACAAAATTATGGATTATCATGGAGTATTTGGGAGGAGGATCTGCTCTGGATTTG tTGGAGCCAGGTGCCTTGGATGAATCACAGATCGCCACGATCCTGAGGGAAATCCTGAAAGGGCTCGAGTATCTGCACTCTGAAAAGAAAATCCACAGAGATATCAAAG CCGCCAACGTGTTGCTGTCAGAGCAAGGCGACGTAAAGCTGGCGGACTTCGGTGTGGCGGGTCAGTTGACCGACACGCAAATAAAGAGGAACACTTTCGTAGGAACGCCTTTCTGGATGGCTCCCGAAGTCATAAAGCAATCTGCCTACGACTCAAAG gcAGATATCTGGTCGTTAGGAATAACGGCTATAGAGCTGGCTAAAGGAGAGCCGCCCCACTCTGAGCTTCATCCCATGAAAGTCTTGTTCCTCATCCCAAAGAACAATCCACCGACGCTGGAAGGAAACTACAGCAAACCCCTGAAAGAGTTTGTAGAATCCTGTTTGAATAAGGAGCCTAGCTTT AGGCCAACGGCCAAAGAGTTGTTAAAACACAAATTCATCGCGAGGCACGCCAAAAAGACGACCTACCTGACGGAGCTGATCGACAGATACAAGAGGTGGAAGTCGGAGCAGTCGCGAGAGAACTCGAGCTCCGACGAATCGGACGA GGAGCTGGAGAAGGGCAGCAAAACTAAACCCAACGAAAACTGGATCTTCGGCACCATCAAGGACCACAGTCCAGTTGAGGAGTCGCCACCCGGGCCTGTGGAGGAGGCTGAGCCCGTGGAGCTGCAG GTGGAGGACACTTCTGAAAACCTTTCATCACAAAGTCTAACATCAATATTCTCTCCATTGTTCTCTGAG TTGAGAGAAACGGGCGAGACGAGTAACGGAAAGccagaagctgcagaggagCTGAGGGAGGCCATTTTCCAGGCTGAGAACATACACCCTGGGATCTGTGACTCTCTGGTGGCCGAACTACTGCAGAGACTTCAGAG GTTTTCTGTGCCGTAG